Proteins from a genomic interval of Streptomyces sp. NBC_01445:
- a CDS encoding sulfite exporter TauE/SafE family protein: protein MYSITLWEFAALAAAAVLVGFSKTAVSGANTVSLAIFAAVLPARESTGILLPVLIAGDILAVLTYRRHAHWPTLWRLFPAVAGGVVLGTLFMVWADDAMVRTSIGAILLLMAAVTVWRRRRADAPDVEETASRAGRAKARSYGVLGGFTTMVANAGGPVMSMYLLSAGFRKLGFLGTSAWFFLIVNSAKVPFSVGLGLINGRSLLLDAALVLFVVPGAFIGKACVHRINQRLFERLVIAATVVGGVQLLLR from the coding sequence ATGTACTCCATAACCCTCTGGGAATTCGCCGCGCTCGCCGCCGCGGCCGTGCTCGTCGGATTCTCGAAAACGGCCGTCAGCGGCGCCAACACGGTCAGCCTCGCCATCTTCGCGGCGGTCCTGCCGGCCCGTGAGTCCACCGGCATCCTGCTGCCCGTCCTCATCGCCGGCGACATCCTCGCCGTACTGACCTACCGAAGACACGCCCACTGGCCCACCCTGTGGCGCCTCTTTCCGGCCGTGGCCGGCGGCGTGGTCCTCGGCACGCTCTTCATGGTGTGGGCCGACGACGCCATGGTGCGTACGTCGATCGGGGCGATCCTGCTCCTGATGGCCGCCGTCACGGTGTGGCGCAGACGCCGGGCGGACGCGCCGGACGTCGAGGAGACCGCAAGCCGCGCCGGCCGCGCGAAGGCCCGCTCCTACGGCGTGCTCGGCGGCTTCACCACCATGGTCGCCAACGCCGGTGGGCCCGTCATGTCGATGTATCTGCTCTCGGCGGGCTTCCGGAAGCTCGGCTTCCTGGGCACCTCCGCGTGGTTCTTCCTCATCGTCAACTCGGCCAAGGTGCCCTTCAGCGTGGGCCTCGGCCTGATCAACGGGCGCTCCCTGCTCCTCGACGCGGCGCTCGTCCTGTTCGTCGTACCCGGCGCGTTCATCGGCAAGGCCTGCGTGCACCGCATCAACCAGCGGCTGTTCGAGCGCCTGGTGATCGCGGCGACCGTCGTCGGCGGGGTGCAGCTCCTGCTGCGCTGA
- a CDS encoding DUF309 domain-containing protein translates to MSDVSSGLNRDRDEEGRARNARPRDGLGRPLPYGAEGVARQPEGVVRTPEETVAEAQALLDAGRPFHAHEVFEDAWKSGPEEERGLWRALAQLAVGLTHAARGNTAGGARLLLRGATGLTTWREATARPTPHGIDLTSLETWATTLAEKVEDQPPTLDAATNAPRLHP, encoded by the coding sequence ATGAGTGACGTGAGCAGTGGCCTGAACCGCGACCGTGACGAGGAGGGGCGGGCCCGGAACGCGCGCCCCCGCGATGGCCTCGGCCGTCCGCTGCCGTACGGCGCGGAGGGGGTGGCGCGGCAGCCGGAGGGGGTGGTGCGCACTCCCGAGGAAACGGTCGCGGAGGCGCAGGCCCTGCTCGACGCGGGTCGGCCGTTCCACGCGCACGAGGTGTTCGAGGACGCGTGGAAGTCGGGCCCCGAGGAGGAGCGCGGCCTGTGGCGCGCCCTGGCGCAGCTGGCGGTAGGCCTGACGCACGCGGCCCGAGGCAACACGGCGGGCGGCGCCCGCCTCCTGCTCCGCGGCGCCACGGGCCTCACCACCTGGCGCGAGGCGACGGCCCGGCCCACCCCGCACGGAATCGACCTGACGTCCCTGGAAACCTGGGCAACAACGCTGGCCGAGAAGGTGGAAGACCAACCCCCCACCCTGGACGCAGCAACAAACGCCCCCCGCCTACACCCATAA
- a CDS encoding long-chain-fatty-acid--CoA ligase: MATLSLAAILAESARRRPDKAGLVQGDLRITFKELWLQARKQAAALIGLGVRPGDKVALMAPNVAEFPRAYYAALAAGAVVVPVHLLLSAGEVEHVLRDSGATLLLCHPGQAKTGGAAAEATGVRMLTLGEGGDLERLTHDAEPLPTYLTRDADDPAVVFYTSGTTGVPKGAVLSHFNLVMNATVSAFDGHDVRSDDIALGALPLFHAFGQTVSMNATWRAGATLVLLPRFDAAKAIDLMVAEGVNTFHGVPTMYVNLVAAAAAAEKLPTLKVCVSGGASLPVAVLERFQEAFGATVYEGYGLSETSPAAATNQPIFGARPGTIGHPMWGIDVEIARAEVEDRVELLPEGELGEVVVRGHCVFTGYLGRPEATAEALVDGWFRTGDLGTKDEDGYLRIVDRKKDVIIRGGYNVYPREVEEVLMRHPGVAQVAVIGLPDPVHGEEVCAVIIRKETDGIAAGADEITEWSKEHLGRHKYPRRIEFADELPLGPSMKVLKRELRAQYTD; the protein is encoded by the coding sequence ATGGCAACCCTGTCCCTCGCCGCGATCCTCGCCGAGTCCGCCCGCCGCCGTCCCGACAAGGCCGGGCTCGTCCAGGGCGACCTGCGCATCACCTTCAAGGAGCTGTGGCTCCAGGCCCGCAAGCAGGCCGCCGCGCTCATCGGACTCGGGGTGCGGCCGGGGGACAAGGTGGCGCTGATGGCGCCCAACGTGGCCGAGTTCCCGCGCGCGTACTACGCGGCGCTCGCCGCGGGCGCCGTCGTCGTCCCCGTACACCTGCTCCTCTCCGCCGGAGAGGTCGAGCACGTCCTGCGCGACAGCGGCGCCACGCTGCTCCTGTGCCACCCGGGTCAGGCGAAGACCGGCGGGGCGGCGGCCGAGGCGACCGGCGTGCGCATGCTGACCCTCGGCGAGGGCGGCGACCTGGAGCGGCTCACGCACGACGCCGAGCCCCTGCCCACGTACCTCACCCGCGACGCGGACGACCCGGCCGTCGTCTTCTACACCAGCGGCACCACCGGCGTCCCCAAGGGTGCCGTCCTCAGCCACTTCAACCTGGTGATGAACGCGACGGTCAGCGCCTTCGACGGCCACGACGTGCGCTCCGACGACATCGCGCTCGGCGCGCTGCCGCTCTTCCACGCCTTCGGGCAGACCGTCTCCATGAACGCGACGTGGCGCGCCGGCGCCACCCTCGTCCTGCTCCCGCGCTTCGACGCGGCCAAGGCCATCGACCTGATGGTCGCCGAGGGCGTGAACACCTTCCACGGCGTACCCACCATGTACGTGAACCTGGTGGCCGCGGCGGCAGCGGCCGAGAAGCTGCCCACCCTCAAGGTCTGCGTCTCGGGCGGCGCATCGCTCCCCGTCGCCGTCCTGGAGCGCTTCCAGGAGGCCTTCGGCGCCACGGTCTACGAGGGTTACGGGCTCTCCGAGACCTCCCCGGCCGCCGCCACCAACCAGCCGATCTTCGGCGCGCGTCCGGGCACGATCGGGCACCCCATGTGGGGCATCGACGTGGAGATCGCCCGCGCCGAGGTCGAGGACCGCGTGGAGCTGCTCCCCGAGGGCGAGCTCGGCGAGGTCGTCGTGCGCGGCCACTGCGTCTTCACCGGATACCTGGGGCGCCCCGAGGCCACCGCGGAGGCACTCGTCGACGGCTGGTTCCGCACGGGTGACCTCGGCACCAAGGACGAGGACGGCTATCTGCGCATCGTCGACCGCAAGAAGGACGTCATCATCCGCGGCGGCTACAACGTGTACCCGCGCGAGGTCGAGGAGGTCCTGATGCGCCACCCCGGCGTCGCCCAGGTCGCCGTCATCGGCCTGCCCGACCCCGTGCACGGCGAGGAGGTCTGCGCCGTGATCATCCGCAAGGAGACCGACGGGATCGCGGCCGGCGCCGACGAGATCACCGAGTGGTCCAAGGAGCACCTGGGCCGCCACAAGTACCCCCGCCGCATCGAGTTCGCCGACGAGCTGCCGCTCGGCCCGAGCATGAAGGTCCTCAAGCGGGAACTGCGCGCCCAGTACACCGACTGA